In the Pongo abelii isolate AG06213 chromosome 2, NHGRI_mPonAbe1-v2.0_pri, whole genome shotgun sequence genome, TGCAAGGATAAAAAATAAGCCATCTatcaaaattccatttttaaagttaGAGTTAATTTAGCAAAGGaccatttagaaataaaaataattcttagaaaAAGCCATCTTTAACTCATACTCCAAAACAATTTTAATGTGTGGACTATATCTTCACCATATCATGGTTTTATGTACACTTATTCACTTATAAATTTATTTGAGGTAATGCTCAATAGTCCATTTTCCTGTCTCTTTTAGATGGAAAACCTGCAAACTTTGAATTGTTCTGACACTCATTCAACAATAATTCCCTTGATTAAAAACAAAGGTGGAGGCCAGatacagcagctcacgcctgtaatcccagtacttgggaggccgagggaggtggatagcttgagctcaggagttcaagaccaacctgggcaacatgggaaagccccatctctaccaaaaataccaaaaaattagctgggcgtggtggtgcatgcctgtggtcccagctactctgggggcaggggtggaaggatccctttagcccaggaggcggaggatgcagtgagccaagatccaagatcacaccactgcagtccagtttggataacagagctagaccccgtttcaaaacaaaacaaaacaaaggtggGAGACACAAAAATTATGCATGCAATGGAAAAAGCAGGTCCTAAATAAAGTCTGACTTACCTTGCATGCAGGCCATTATTTTCTGGCATATTCCACAGGCGCCCAGTCACATTAATAAGATCATCCGTAGCCCTGAGAATAGTGAGCCATTCAATATCATATTCCAAGTAATCAGGAGCACTGGGGTCATGTTCTATCTCTAATATCTACAGGATGAAATCAACgttaagaaatacatatatatttttaacagtcTAAGaactttaatttaataaaataaaaaggaatttaaatttaatttcaattatttaattttaaatcaatccatttaattttaaattaataaggaAGATTCTCCCAAAGAATTCTCAGAATACATAAATTACAAAGAGCACAAAAAAATTCCgaaaggaaaattatatttttttaagtctctgGAAGAGTACAACTATATTATAAAGCCACTTCACTCTTCTTACCTGAAGAAAATCTCTATGTGGTAAGCATTTGTCCAAGGCTAAAAATTTGGTTGCTCTGGCTGTCTGTCCTTTATCCTTTGCCTGGACAATATGAATCATGATttaagaaagaatgttaaaaCCATCACAGGTAATTCTTCATACACAGAATAGGAAAATAATCTTTACTACACATACCCCTAAGTTGTGTGTCAAAGGAATGACTGCTACTTTTCCAAAATTAAGTTAATTCTATACCCACTTGTGCGATAATAGAGAAGGCATTTAACTTCTCAGAGCTTCAATCTCCATACAGAATTCAAGGCAAaaagtaatgatgatgatgatgttaacTCAAAGCATTGAACACACATAAATCAAAGCATATAACCCAAGGATTAAAGGTAAACAAAAGAGCTTAAAAGTAAACTGACAGAACTAAAACTGTACAATTTTTAGGAGAAcccacaggagaaaatctttgtaactctgggttaggcaaagatttcttagctaCAACACCAAAAATAGATGTGATATATCCATAGAATTAACTATTACTCAGCAGTAAAAACGAATGCAATATTTATACATGGTACAACATGAGTGAATCTCAAAATCAAGCAAATGAAAGAAATCAGTTGCCAAAGActatatattttatgattccatttaaatgaatgttcaggaaaggcaaatctatagaaacaCAAAGCAAGTCAGTGCTCCCCTGGGGCTGAGGGCAGGAACAAGGACTGCCTTCAAGCAAGTACAAAGGATCTTTGGGGGTGATGGACAAGTTCTAAAACTAGATGATGTGATATTAGCACAACTCTGGAAATTTACTAAAAgtcactgaattgttcacttaaaatgtgttttttttcttttctttgttctgagacagagtcttactcttgtcgcccaggttggagtgcagtggcacgatcttgactcactgcaacctctgcctcccgggctcaagtgattctcatgtctcagcctcccgaatagctgggattacaagcatgtgccaacatgcccagctaatttttgtatttttagtagagatggagtttcgccatgttggccagactggcctcgaactcctggcctcaagtgatccacccggcttggcctcccaaagtgctgggattacaggcatgagccaccatgccaaaacatattaattttatggtatgtaaattatactccaataaagttttttttttcaaaagtgaatTGACAGAAACATGGGGGGAATCACAAACATGTAGgtcattttggaaaatgttaaaAAACCTTTCCCCAGCATCTCTAGTTAAAACCTGAACTCCAGAGCATGGCCTCTAGAAGGCAGTTGTGATCTTGTTCCAGCTTCATCATGGAGGAAAAAACACAAGGAAGCAAACTATGGTATCTCCTGCTGAGGACCAAGCATCAGTTCAGTTCTGGTGAGGTACAAGCTGAGTATGCCTTAtctaaaatgcttgggaccacaagtgttttaaatttcagattttttcagattttggaatatttgcagaaTACATATGGTTTAATATccttaatccaaaaatctgaaaattgTGTGTCATGTCAAAAATTTCAGATTctagagcatttcagatttcaggttAGAGATGCTcaatctgtactaagaaaaatggACGGCacggccaggtgccgtggctcatgcctgtaatcccagcactttgggaggccgaggcgggtggatcatgaggtcaggagatcgagaccatcttggctaacacagtgaaaccctgtctctactaaaaatagaaaaaattagccgggtgtggtggcaggcgcctgtagtcccagccactctggacactgaggcaggagaatggtgtgaacctgggaggtggagcttgcagtgagtggagatcgcgccactgcactacagcctgggcaacagagcaagagtctgtctcaaaaaaaaagaaaaacaaaaagaaaaaaaagaaaaatggaaggcaTGGAGATTATAGGCAGATATTGGCAGCAAATCAGTCCAAGGAAGAGTGATCTCTGGTGTTGGTAAAGGGGATAAACTAGAAAGTGACAGTCAGAGGAAGTTGAGGAGCCAATTACAAAGAGGTCAAACATATTATTAATGCAGAGATACAATGAAAAGAGTAACCTCTCCTTCTCCCAGTGAAACTGGGAAGTGAGAAGAATAAATCCACAACAGAAAGGGCCTATAGGTATATTTTCAGACAAAACCTTCCAAACTGTGTTTGaggaacatttttaaagtatacctCTAACACAGAAAAGTGTTTGGTTAAGTAAGTTTGGGAAGCGTTACATTCTACTCTTGAGAAAGGCAATGCCCATTAGTGCAATAAAGACTCTCAGAAATTCTCTACATGTCTCCAAGAAGAAATCTGTAACTCTGTTAACCCAGTATTTTCTAAACAGTTTTCCTATGGAATACTTTATGGGAAAGTCAGAGTTCAGCCAGAATCGGAGGTGAAAGGAAGAAATGTATACTTCCATAGAAGtttcattttaagtatatatttattttctaccttCCATCAAGTACATCATCCATGCAGTTAAGCAAAGAAAACTGAGGGTCATCCTGGACTTCTTTCCTCCCCCAGTCACCAAATCGCAATGATTCTCCTTCTAAAATCTCTAGAATCTGCTTCATTCTCTGTATTCTCTCTTTGCCTTAggttaaaacctttttttttgcttaaatagCCTGCTCTGCCTCCCATTTTACATTACTCCAATCCATATACAACAATGCTGTCAAACTAATCgttctaaaatgaaaatctgatTTCATCACTCCCCAAATTTCCCCATCATCTCTGGTTAAAATCTTAACTCCAGAGCATGGCCCCTAGAAGGCAGTTATGATCTTGTTCCAGCTTCATCAGTCCCTATGCTTTAGTCCCACAGGAACTACCTACAAGTCCCCAAACACCCCATGCTCTCAGACCTCGAGCCTCTGCACATGCCAGTCCCTCTAAATAAAATACCCTTACAGTGTGTTTCTTCCTGGCACTTCAAGACTCAGTTCAGCTATTGCCTTTTGAAAACCTTCTCTATCTTCATCTCCCACGTTCCCATCCCACCACAGTCTGGCTTAGGGGCTCCCACTGCCTACGTTTTCTCTCAAACTTATTATACTGTTTTGTAATTGCTTGTCTTTCCCAGAATCATATATTGAGCTACTCACAAGAGGTAAGttatcttttacttctttctctaaCTTTACAACTGTGTCTGGTCCATAGATGTTCAATAGTGTgtgttaaatgaaagaataaacattttgttttctacctGATGCTGCATCAAGGCGGCAAACTTCACATGAAGGTGGGCAGAAAACCAATAAGTAGGTTTGAGATGCTCTAAAAGCTCGGAGGCAGCTGGACTTCCTAATGTGTTATTTTCCACTTCTTGTCGGAAAAAAGATTTAGTCTTAAGAAGTTGCTTCTTATTTCCATAATGATATATACTTCTTGGCCAATCATGAGACAAGAATATATCTATAGGCTGCTTCagctttcaaaagagaaaaagagaaagaaaaaactcttaaaacagATTAACAAAAACaatcccctcccttctctctacCACCATACAACCATTCACCCACTGAGATCTCTAGAATTTGGTATAATTCATTCTAAGGACACTTTAAGAGAGTGATAAAAATACTAGGCTACTCATTCATCTAGGCAAAGAGAAGCTGCATTTTCTCTGCTCATAAATCATTCTTATTTTCAGTGGCAAGGCAAGGCAATGGAGACAGACTCTGATTGGACTGCCAATCATCTAAGATCTTTAGCACTTAGCTTCTAAAATACACGATAACCATAGTTCTTTTCCTCTTTGGTAAAGAAATTACtattttgggccgggcgcggtggctcacgcctgtaatcccagcactttgggaggccgaggcaggtggatcacctgaggtcaggagttcaaaacaagcctgaccaacatggtaaaaccccatctctactaaaaatacaaaaatttagctggacgtagtggcatctgtctgtaatcccagctactagggagactgaggcaggagaatcgcttgaacccgggaggtggaggtggcaataagccgatatcatgccattgcactccagcctgggccacaagagtgaaactccatcccaaaaagaaaaaaaagaaaaaagaaattactattTTGAAGATCCAGAGACACTAGATTTCATGAGACCTCTAACATGACTGATTCAGTAAACCCAAAGatttaccaggaaaaaaaaaattctaatagacTCACATAGTATACACTAAAAAACTCTGTTTACTACATAAATTAGTATTTCATTAAACaactaaaggaaacaaaatatacaCCAGACTTTACTTATCCCCAGAACCTTCAAGTAATCTGAAACGAATACTCGGAAAACGAAATTAAAACAACTTAAAtaccggctgggcacagtggctcatgcctgtaatcccagcactttaggaggctgaggggggtggatcacctgaaggtcaggagttcgagaccagcctggccaacatggtgaaaccctatatttacttaaaatacaaaaaattagccaggcgtggtggtgggcgcctgtcatctcagctactcaggaggctgaggcagaagaatagcttgaacccagtaggcagaggttgcagtgagccaagattgcactgttgcactccagcatgggcaacaagaatgaaactttgtctcaaaaaaaaaaaaaaaaaacttaaataactGCTCAAGacaatacaaaatattagatATTAGATAGATATGACTAACCACTGAATAACTGGTATGGCCAACAGCTGCAACAAAAATTCGAACTAGGGTAATGACTCTAAACTAGAAAAGTcatggttggctgggcatggtggctcatgcctgtaatcccagcactttcagaggccaaggcagaaggattgcttgagttcaggagtttgagaccagcctgggcaacatggcgaaactgtctctaaaaaaatatgaaaaaaattagctgggcgaggtgatgcgtgcctatagtccaagctactcgggaggctgaagtgagaggatcacccAAGCCTGGcagattaaggctgcagtgagccaagccatgatcatactactgcactccagcctaggtgacagagtgagaccttgtctcaaaaaaaaaaagaagaaaagtcaggGTTGGGAAATGGCATCTAAGTTGGGTCTTAAAGGACTGGTAGGATTTAGATAGGTGAAAGAGAAAATCTATTCAAAGGAACTGTATGCACAGGGCATAAAAGAAACACTTGCAAGCATCGTTAGACTCCTGCAGAGGCTCTAGAGACAGTGTGATGGGCATGAGTGCAGTCAGGTAGGCTCTACCACTAAACTTTGGGAAGTCCTGGGCAGGTTACTTACCTGTCTGAGCCTTGGCTTCTCATCCTTAAAGGGATGAAGTTAAGAGTAAGATCTATCTCACAGGGTTTGAGTGGAGATTATATGAAATACCAAGTGTGAAGTCTGCTTAGCCCAGTGTCAGCCATGTAATGGGTTCTCAAACGAAAACCTAGTTTCACCTACTCTGCAATTAAGCAGTGTTTCTGTACCACCTTCACAATTTTCCCATTTCCTCTATCATCTTTACtattacttattttctatttaataccaTTACTTAATTactattacataaaataaaatgtttatttcaatattttctttaaaatatcactttaatattttattttaaatatcattttaataggTATTCTTTAGCCTTACCCTAAGTTATATTTGAAATCATGAATTAAATCTTTCATTCTtactaaaataaattcataattattgactaaaaaaaattttgccgggcacggtggctcacacctataatcccagcactttgggaggccaaggtaggcggatcacctgaggtcaggaatttgagaccagcctggcgaacatggtgaaaccccatccctactacaaacacaaaaaattaggcaggtgtggtggcaggcgcccacagttccagctactcagaaggtcgAGGCACAAGacttgtttgaacccaggaggcggaggttgcagtgagccgagatcgtgccactgcacttcagcctgggtgacagagtgagactctgtctcaaaaaaagaaaaaaaaaatgttcatctgTGAACCTCCTAAAAACTCAAGATCCacgttttaaaaatacagaattgctCTTCTGGAAAGTAGTATACCAATATGACCAAAATACATTTTGGCAcagaattactttaaaattttttcaagtcTGCTGTAATGCGCTTTTTACGTACCTGTTTCAATTTATAGACTTCAATATTTCTCACATGATATATACTCCTGATTGTAGATGAATTATAAGGGGGGCACTCAAAATGACCTTagattgaagaagaaaaataagctaTATTTAATTTCCTTAAATACTGCAAATACAAAGACATATACACAGGTCTTCAAAATACCTGTACGTGTACACCTTCAATATATATGATttagggaaattttttaaaaagatggtggACTGCAGTCTCCTTCCTGTGCAGGCTCAACTAAGGGTATATCTGCTTTCTAAGATCCCACACATGGTTGCTGGCACACTTCAGTTACTTTCTAACTGTTGACTAGAGACTAGTTCCTTATGCTcccaatattaataaaataacaaattattgttttaagccgaaaaagaaatatgtgtatTATATGCATAAATGATATCCctgagataaaatagaaaaacctgaTAAACATCTTCCCAAGAGTGGTTCCAATTTGTACTCACACCTGCCACAGAGAAGACAGCCTATTTTGTACCTCCATTCCAACAGTTTAGAATAAGAAAGAGCCAAGTGGCAGGGAACAGACTTGTAACAGTTACATTCAGGATGTAAGTTTTAGCTGTCAACTTAATTCATGAAATTTGTGAAATCGATGTGAATCCAAGCTATTCCTTTAACTTTGAAATCAAGATATAATTCATTCAGACACAATGAAACGAATATGCAGTTGTGATATacttatataatagaatattattcacaAATGAACAGATTAGATTACATGTATCAACACAGACTTCAAAACATGTTAAACAAAGAAGCAGTTTGAGAAAGATAAAAGcaatacaatatatttatatgaagCTTAAAACAAGTACATTGTTTAAAGTTCTTACACATGTGGTAATGATGTAAAATAATCAAGTAAATTATAATCACCAAATTCAACACAGTGACTGCCTGGCAAAGAGAGGGacggaagaaaagaagggaatgggatTGAGGACAGATAAACAATGAACTTTAATTGTATCtatactgttttatttcttaaaaataaaaataaaaaatagcaaaatacaggccgggcatggtggttcatgcctgtaatcccagcactttgggaggccgaggtgggtggatcacttgaggtcaggaattcgagactagcctgaccaacatggtgaaaccccgtctctactaaaaatacaaaaaaattagccaggcatggtggcaggcgcctgtaatcccagctactcaggaggctgaggcaggagaatggcttgaacccgggaggtggaggttgtagtgagctgagatcgcgccactgcactccatcatggacaccaagaacgaaactctgtctcaaaaaaaaaaaaaaaaagcaaaatactaaGACTTGATAAAACTAGATCGAGGATACAAAGATATATGAAAGAGTCAAAGTATATATTATGCTTAAGTTACTCTGGGGCATGGAAGttctaaagtttaaaaataattctcaaaacaatACCTTTTCGATAGTCATGAGATTTAAAGATACCAGAGATTCCACCGATCCTTACACCTCGGTATTTTACCACACCAGCCAAACCTAAACAGTACAGTTAAATAAAATTACTGTAGGCAAAAGGAATCTCTTTACACCGACTGAATAAACCATTCCATTTAGATGGAATTCCACACAgttctaaaattatttgaaaattaagcaCCATGATGAGGTTACGCTTTTTACATAATAATATGCCAACAGTGTATTAGGGATATATTATAACAGTATATAAAGGCAAGGTCTGGAATTAGATGAGCCAAAACACTAAGTAGATTCTGGAAGGGACAAATGAGGTAGGGTGCTGAAAGTGAAACAGACATAATTTGGTACCTAACTGAATACACGGGTGAGGTAGTGGGAGGTGGAAAATGTCCTATGATGGATTTACATGTATAAACCTGAAAATCAACAGGTATAAGGTATAAAGAACCTACAGCTTCTAGTTTCATTTCTGATTGATCATCTTCTGatgatttcattttttcacaATATTGTAATATAGGATGAATACATCAAAAGATGATCAATAAGTAGCAAAGTAGGGAAACTAAATTTCTGAAATATGATCTCATCATTGGTAAAATCTATAAACCGTTCTAGAAagaatatacattaaataaagggatgaagctgggtgcggtggctcatccctgtaatcccaccactttggaggcccaggtgggcggatcactttgagctcatgagtttgagaccagcctggacaacagggccaaactcagtctccacaaaaaaatacaaaaaaacaaaaaaattagctgggcgtggtggtacacgcttgtagtcacagctacttaggaggctgtggtgggaggatggcttgagcctggaaggcgaaggttgcaatgagctgagatcgggccactgcactccagcctgggcaacagaaccagacctGGTCTcgaaaaataaagggatgaaaaagcTATATAGTTTATAGGGGCTGATATTGAGACAATCTAAtcaaatctgaaaatctaaaaGCAGATTATAGGAAATGCAAAGGATAAAAGGAATCCAATCAGCTAAATCCTGAATGCAGGAAATGCTGCAGGAcaaatttcctgttttcttcagCAAGTAAATGGCATGAAAAAGCGAGACAGGGAGACTATTACAGTCTAATAGACTTCAGGGTCATGACAACCAAATGAAATGGGCTGGCCTTGTCTGGGTCCTATTTAAACCAATTGTAAAGCAGACATCTTTACCTTAAGCAAGGAAATCTGACCACGAACATGGCAATAGATAATGATTACTTCAGTTAAGTATAATAAGAGTACTGTAGTAGTATTTTTAAAGATCCTTATCACTTAAAAACATGTACTGAAATATGTATAAGTGAAATAATCTAACGGTTGGACTTGCTTTAAATACTCTAGTCATCtcttcccacaaaaaaaaaaaaaacccacgagGTTGCAATATAATAGTCGTTGAAGCTGGTTAACAGGTACTGAGATTCATCATACTAGTCTACTTTTGTGTATGCTTAAGAATTTCTATTAATAAAAGTTTAAggtctttttttaattcaataaaaattgtaagaaaaaatgaAGGGACTACAAATAGTGTGTGAGGTCTTTGCAATTATATTAGCTAGTGCTTAAAACACTAGATGAAGTGCATATTTTCATGATCAACCATTTAATAATTAACTATCTTAATTAAATTTTCATGATTAAGTATTTAAATTAATGACATTCTCCAAACACCATACATGTCAAGACACAGCCCAACTAACGCAAATCCTGATAAGCTCTTccatcccaggaaaaaaaaattatccacaaACACAATCACATacctaaataataaatgtttggtgCCACCCAGCCACCATAGGGTAACTCTTGCAAATGATTTGAGGCTTCATGGTTTCCCCCAATGAAGAGCGTGAGAACTGGGGCCTTTTTCTCTCCAGAGTAATACCTAGAACATAAGAGCAAAGTCAGTTACCACAATTAGGCATAGCAGAAAAGCAAATAAgttccgaaaaaaaaaaaaaaaagaaactgagttcatcataaaaagttaaaaagcactttcaaaagGAATTGCCTGgggatgggcgcggtggctcacttctgtaatcccagcactttggatggccgaCACAGGTGGataccctgaggtcaggagttcgagaccaacctggccaacgtggtgaaaccccgtctctactaaaaatgcaaaaattagctgggtgtaatcccagctactcgggaggctgaggtgggagaatcgcttgaacccaggagatggaggttgcagtgagtcaatatcgcggtactgcactccagcctgggcaacaaagcgaaactgtgtctcaataataaaaaaaaaaaatggaattgccCAGTATCCATCCTTGCCCTTAGGAATGAAGAGATTCCACCTTGAGCCTCAAGTCAGTGCCCGTTGAATTAAGTCAAGAACTGTTTCGAGTTCATTGCCATAACCTCATCTTCTAGAACCGCAACAAGCACATAGCAGGCGCCCAGTAAAAACTCCAAGATCATTAAATGAACTAATTCCAGAGTCCTATCAAGTACAAGGTAGCTATCTAAACCTGTCAGCTTCTTCCTCCAGGTTATCCCCTCCCAGGCTTCGATCCCCTGTGAAATGGATAAGATGTGtatggaaagaaggaaagtgaCATTTCCTAAGCGCCTAATGAGATAGGGTGCTAGTGAAACAGACATAATTTGGTACCTAACTGAATACAGTACCTAACTGAATACATTTCCCGCCTCCCACTACCTCACCCCTGTATTCAGTTAGGCACCAATTAGAGACACAGAGCGAACAAAGACAGGATCTAAGGGAAACAGGCAGCCAGTGGCAGAGGGAAATCGAACCCAGTGCCACCCCACACCGCCAAGTCCGGGCCCGGCCGCGTCCTCACCTGTAGAAGGTTTGCATGTGACGATACTTGGGCGGCACGGCCATGCAGCGTAGATCCACCTCGTTGCGCACCGCCTGGAAGTCGCCGCAGCACAGCAAGAGGTCGACAGGCCCCGGGCCGCGCCGCTCCGCCAGCGCCAGCGTCTCATAGATCTTATCCAGCTCGCCGTGGCAGCAGCCAGCCACAGCCACTCGCATTCTGCCGGCCTGAGGAGGTAAGCGCTGCCTGCAACGCCCTACACCACAACCAGCCCAGGACCGACTGATCGCTCAGCTCCCGCCAACTTTAATAAGTAGAGCCACCGCCTGGGTGTAGACTCCTGCAAAATAATTCACTTCCGGTTTCCAGATCTCGCGAGAGAGGGACCGGGAAGGTCAAACCTAACTCTGGGATCCCAgggaacttattttcttttttctttttttaaattattgttttatgcagtcaatatttttttgtatatacatCCACAAGTGTACTCTTTCCATCCTTACTCTTTTCTTCCtgaatttccatttttctctttgggATCATTTTTCTTGTCTGAAGAGCTCAGTTTAGTTTTCCTGTTTGTTTAGTGTAAGCCGACGACAGatcaatttttttctagatatttgtttgtttaaaaatttctttccactctggggaaaatggtgaaaccctatgtctactaaaaatacaaaaattagctgggcgcagtagcgcacgtctgtaatcacagctactccagaggctgaggcaggagaatccgtcaaacccaggagacggaggttgcagtgacctgagatcgcgccgctgcactccagcttgggcgacaaagcgagactccgtctaaaaataataataataataaatttaaaaaaaaagagacgagagagagaataaaagaaaagaagccagtgtgctggctcacacctgtaatcccagcactttgggaggcagaggcgggcggatcacgaggtcaggagttcgagaccagcatagccaacatggtgaaaccccgtctctactaaagatacaaaaaattagctgggcgtggtggcgcacacctgtaatcccagctacttgggaggctggggcaggagaatcgcttg is a window encoding:
- the DBR1 gene encoding lariat debranching enzyme, whose translation is MRVAVAGCCHGELDKIYETLALAERRGPGPVDLLLCCGDFQAVRNEVDLRCMAVPPKYRHMQTFYRYYSGEKKAPVLTLFIGGNHEASNHLQELPYGGWVAPNIYYLGLAGVVKYRGVRIGGISGIFKSHDYRKGHFECPPYNSSTIRSIYHVRNIEVYKLKQLKQPIDIFLSHDWPRSIYHYGNKKQLLKTKSFFRQEVENNTLGSPAASELLEHLKPTYWFSAHLHVKFAALMQHQAKDKGQTARATKFLALDKCLPHRDFLQILEIEHDPSAPDYLEYDIEWLTILRATDDLINVTGRLWNMPENNGLHARWDYSATEEGMKEVLEKLNHDLKVPCNFSVTAACYDPSKPQTQMQLVHRISPQTTEFCAQLGITDINVRLQKSKEEHHVCGEYEEQGDVESNDSGEDRSEYNTDTSALSSINPDEIMLDEEEEDEDSIVSAHSGMNTPSVEPSDQASEFSASFSDVRILPGSMIVSSDDTVDSTIDREGKPGGTVESGNGEDLTKVPLKRLSDEHEPEQRKKIKRRNQAIYAAVDDDDDDDDAP